One region of Armigeres subalbatus isolate Guangzhou_Male chromosome 3, GZ_Asu_2, whole genome shotgun sequence genomic DNA includes:
- the LOC134221602 gene encoding uncharacterized protein LOC134221602: protein MPVSDLRALVKQERHAWITLQNIEEFLAAYDEEHDRCAVQFRMKKLDEVYDKYCEVRVQIEVITDEIDVEDAAKDETGEDSTKQVAMAEARKRENEEIFKEFENKYFRLKQQLFSKTAENPRDVVERQSVVETCQPSRMKYPELRLPTFSGKLSEWINFRDNFKSLIHDNGQLNLIDKFNYLRTSLKDDALLHVNQIQVTAANYGLAWATLESKYENHKLIAQEHMRAIFSAAPMKMESFQGLNHLLTTFLINLQQLEKLGENTGIWGTLLAFMLSQKLDDDTIRHWETCHSSKDIPSYKPMVEFLEKHCAILQSTSARRSSDFKKPLKSQVVHAAVSSNGGCQVCNGGAHSIEQCRRFGKMKVIDRKVIVRKFGLCLQCLRSGHFVADCSRPTCGKCGGSHHYMLHPYVAPVNHEQNSIPPSSQVPPKRPQAANPPPQQSNQAQNRNTYYNNPQSTQTPSTSSQSARLSSPTNTPTVHHTATPPETHYHSNIALLSTAIVKLGDRYGNTVLARALLDNGSQICIMSESLSQKLRFQRMRENLPVKGVGGSSSISKQAVLASVSSCNSSYVSSELKFYVLPKITSNLPQQSFGISSWSIPKGISLADPSFNESGVVDVILGAVIFYDLLLEAQRKLHGSRLILRNTQLGWIVAGSVPENSVVSYNTVASTPVTTEELFEELTKFWELESCHTKSSLSVEESACEAIFEETTTRASDGKFRVTLPKRKHMLGRLGESKVIAKKRFLSMEKRLNANTEMKALYTAFMHEYLYMGHMKEITGEDGDSGPEYYIPHHAVLKPDNTTTKLRVVFDASCSRDSSVALNDILMVGPVVQDDLRSILLRFRLYNDAIVGDAEKMYRMVWLHEQDQQLHKIFWRDEVDEPLRTYKLTTVTYGTASAPYLATRCLNKCAEEGRDHYPVGSKVVKKSFYVDDMLAGSHTVEDGVQLCKEVLELLKGSGFNLRKWNSNSPQVLKSIPSNLRDDRQILDLDEKATVKTLGLTWEPATDTLWIKVPDWRPGGPITHRVVLSEIARLFDPYGLVGPVVVLGKLFLQELWKAKYSWDEPLSQELQTQWLVGQSMRVGYSLSSTVDRFRKRHYFVRVPRIQRRKR, encoded by the coding sequence ATGCCAGTATCCGATCTACGAGCGCTTGTGAAGCAGGAGCGCCATGCGTGGATTACGTTGCAGAATATAGAGGAGTTCTTGGCAGCATACGATGAAGAACATGATAGATGTGCAGTTCAGTTTCGCATGAAGAAATTAGACGAAGTGTACGATAAATATTGTGAAGTGCGAGTGCAAATCGAAGTCATCACTGATGAAATAGACGTAGAAGACGCCGCTAAAGATGAAACCGGAGAGGATAGTACCAAACAGGTGGCCATGGCTGAGGCTCGGAAGAGAGAGAACGAGGAAATCTTCAAGGAGTTTGAGAACAAGTATTTCCGGCTGAAACAGCAACTCTTTTCGAAGACGGCTGAAAACCCTAGAGATGTCGTGGAGCGGCAATCAGTAGTTGAAACTTGCCAGCCGTCAAGAATGAAGTATCCGGAGCTAAGACTTCCTACCTTTTCTGGGAAGCTGTCCGAATGGATAAATTTTCGGGACAACTTTAAGTCGTTGATCCACGATAATGGTCAATTGAATTTGATAGACAAGTTCAATTATCTCCGAACGTCATTGAAAGATGATGCGCTACTACACGTCAATCAAATTCAAGTCACAGCTGCGAACTATGGACTAGCCTGGGCCACTCTGGAGTCCAAATACGAAAACCACAAGCTTATTGCACAGGAACACATGAGAGCAATTTTTTCGGCTGCTCCGATGAAGATGGAAAGTTTCCAGGGGTTGAATCATCTTCTAACGACATTCCTAATCAACCTTCAGCAACTGGAAAAGTTAGGAGAAAATACCGGCATCTGGGGCACTCTGCtagctttcatgctttcccAGAAGCTGGATGACGATACAATTCGCCACTGGGAAACGTGCCACAGCTCAAAGGACATTCCTTCGTACAAGCCGAtggtggagttcctggagaagcaCTGTGCCATACTTCAGTCTACGTCAGCGCGAAGGAGCAGTGATTTCAAGAAGCCTCTCAAGAGCCAAGTGGTTCACGCTGCAGTATCATCAAATGGAGGTTGCCAAGTCTGCAACGGTGGAGCGCATTCCATTGAACAGTGTAGGCGCTTCGGGAAGATGAAGGTTATCGATAGGAAGGTTATTGTGCGAaagtttggattgtgtttgcaGTGTCTACGATCTGGTCATTTTGTTGCGGATTGTTCGAGGCCAACGTGTGGCAAATGCGGAGGCAGTCACCACTACATGCTTCACCCATACGTTGCTCCGGTGAATCACGAGCAAAATTCGATTCCTCCCTCCTCCCAAGTCCCACCAAAAAGACCTCAAGCCGCGAACCCACCGCCACAGCAATCCAATCAGGCCCAAAACCGGAACACTTATTACAACAACCCACAGTCTACACAAACACCAAGTACATCTTCGCAAAGTGCACGTTTATCATCTCCCACCAATACTCCTACTGTACACCACACTGCTACACCACCAGAAACACATTACCACTCAAATATTGCGCTTCTGTCTACCGCTATCGTGAAGCTCGGTGACCGCTATGGAAACACCGTACTTGCACGCGCTTTGCTGGACAACGGATCACAGATCTGCATTATGTCTGAATCCTTGTCTCAGAAGCTGAGATTTCAACGTATGCGAGAAAATTTGCCTGTGAAGGGAGTGGGTGGTAGTTCATCAATCAGCAAGCAAGCAGTGTTAGCCTCGGTTTCTTCTTGTAACTCGTCGTACGTATCGTCTGAGCTGAAGTTCTATGTGCTGCCGAAAATTACGTCGAACCTACCGCAGCAAAGTTTCGGTATTTCGTCTTGGAGCATACCAAAGGGTATTTCACTTGCGGATCCAAGTTTCAACGAATCTGGTGTCGTTGACGTGATTTTGGGAGCAGTCATCTTCTACGATCTTTTGTTGGAAGCACAACGGAAGCTTCATGGTTCAAGATTAATTCTGCGAAATACACAGCTCGGGTGGATCGTTGCTGGAAGTGTTCCAGAAAATTCTGTTGTCAGCTACAATACGGTAGCTTCTACGCCAGTGACTACCGAAGAACTATTCGAGGAGTTAACTAAATTCTGGGAGCTGGAATCATGCCATACTAAAAGCAGTTTGTCTGTAGAAGAGTCTGCATGCGAAGCGATATTCGAGGAGACGACTACCAGAGCCTCAGATGGGAAATTTCGAGTGACACTTCCGAAAAGGAAGCACATGCTGGGAAGGTTGGGAGAATCAAAGGTCATTGCGAAGAAACGATTTCTTTCAATGGAGAAAAGGCTGAATGCCAACACCGAAATGAAGGCCTTGTATACAGCATTCATGCATGAGTACCTGTACATGGGTCACATGAAGGAGATAACAGGAGAAGATGGAGATTCAGGCCCAGAGTATTACATCCCGCATCATGCAGTGTTAAAACCAGACAACACGACGACAAAATTGAGAGTGGTCTTCGATGCATCGTGCTCTAGGGATTCCAGTGTTGCTTTGAATGACATCTTGATGGTGGGACCAGTCGTTCAAGACGACCTCCGAAGCATTCTGCTACGTTTCCGGTTGTACAATGACGCAATTGTAGGAGACGCAGAAAAAATGTACCGGATGGTATGGTTGCACGAGCAGGATCAGCAGCTTCACAAGATATTTTGGAGAGACGAAGTTGACGAGCCTTTACGAACTTACAAGCTTACCACTGTAACGTACGGTACAGCATCAGCACCATATCTTGCAACTCGGTGCTTGAACAAGTGTGCTGAAGAGGGCAGGGATCACTATCCGGTAGGCTCAAAGGTGGTCAAAAAGAGCTTTTATGTCGACGACATGTTGGCAGGTTCGCACACGGTCGAAGATGGCGTCCAGCTTTGTAAGGAAGTTctggaactcctgaagggatCCGGGTTCAATCTGAGAAAGTGGAACTCCAATAGCCCACAAGTATTAAAATCGATTCCTTCTAATCTGAGAGATGACCGTCAAATACTAGACTTGGATGAGAAGGCAACTGTGAAGACGCTGGGCCTTACGTGGGAGCCAGCTACCGACACCCTGTGGATCAAAGTTCCAGATTGGAGGCCAGGTGGGCCAATCACTCACCGTGTTGTGCTTTCTGAGATTGCACGTCTGTTTGATCCCTATGGACTAGTTGGTCCGGTGGTCGTTCTAGGAAAACTTTTTCTCCAAGAATTGTGGAAGGCCAAGTACTCCTGGGATGAGCCGCTAAGCCAAGAACTGCAGACACAATGGTTGGTTGGCCAATCTATGCGAGTTGGATACAGTCTCAGTTCCACGGTGGATCGGTTTCGGAAGAGACATTATTTCGTGCGAGTTCCACGGATTCAGCGACGCAAGCGATAA